One Gelria sp. Kuro-4 DNA segment encodes these proteins:
- a CDS encoding amidohydrolase family protein, which produces MYDVLIRGGTVIDGTGSPGLRQDVAIKDGKIAALANNVRDTATTTIDAGGQIVAPGFIDTHSHSDLMLLANPALEEKVRQGVTTEILGQDGLGLAPVYSDTAKAMLQEHLAGLLGSPAVVWNWSSFASYLKCYQHRGTILNVAALVSHGALRIAAMGMEDRPATKVELAEMKRLLDEALATGAPGLSTGLIYPPCNYATHEELVELARVVASHGGAFVVHVRNEADTLLESLQEMVDLARASGVHLHISHLKTIGKKNWGKVDAALTLLETAQQEGLVVTADQYPYLAGSTALAACLPPWAPAGGPQAMLARLRSPEERARIKAAFRETIPNWQNRGETEGWENVIVASLGSGNPAVIGKSIAQLAAERGADPVDVIMDIILAEENRATMVCFQNCEENLVKVMQKPWVMVCTDGILGAGKPHPRLYGTFPRVLGRYVREQGALTLEEAIRKMTALPAASFGLTDRGVLKEGLAADVVVFEPAVVLDRATYAEPQAWPEGISHVLVNGELVLAEGMPTGALPGRVLAGKRSMIQQGGEPDASSGSRS; this is translated from the coding sequence ATGTATGATGTCCTGATCCGGGGCGGCACGGTGATCGATGGCACAGGCAGCCCGGGCCTGAGGCAGGATGTGGCGATTAAAGACGGGAAGATCGCCGCGCTGGCCAACAACGTCAGAGATACAGCGACCACTACGATTGATGCCGGTGGGCAAATCGTGGCACCTGGGTTCATCGACACCCACAGCCACAGCGATCTCATGCTTCTGGCCAATCCGGCGCTCGAGGAAAAGGTACGGCAGGGAGTGACTACAGAGATCCTGGGGCAGGACGGGCTGGGGCTGGCGCCGGTGTACTCCGACACTGCCAAAGCGATGTTGCAGGAGCACCTGGCCGGGCTGCTGGGCAGCCCAGCTGTGGTTTGGAACTGGTCAAGCTTCGCCAGCTATCTGAAATGCTACCAGCACCGCGGTACGATACTGAACGTGGCTGCTCTCGTGAGCCACGGGGCGCTCCGGATTGCCGCCATGGGAATGGAGGACCGGCCGGCTACGAAGGTGGAGCTGGCGGAGATGAAACGCCTCCTGGACGAGGCACTGGCGACGGGGGCGCCGGGCTTGTCCACCGGGCTCATCTACCCGCCCTGCAATTACGCAACGCACGAGGAACTGGTGGAACTTGCCCGCGTGGTGGCCAGCCACGGCGGCGCCTTCGTAGTTCATGTGCGCAACGAGGCAGATACACTTCTCGAGTCGCTTCAGGAGATGGTGGACCTCGCGCGCGCTTCGGGGGTGCACCTGCACATCTCGCACCTTAAAACCATCGGTAAGAAGAACTGGGGCAAGGTAGATGCTGCCCTTACTCTCCTGGAAACGGCGCAGCAGGAAGGTCTGGTTGTGACGGCCGACCAGTACCCCTACCTGGCCGGTTCCACCGCCCTCGCGGCCTGCCTACCGCCCTGGGCGCCGGCCGGTGGGCCGCAGGCCATGCTGGCGCGGCTGAGGAGCCCTGAAGAACGGGCGCGAATCAAAGCAGCCTTTCGGGAGACCATTCCGAACTGGCAAAACCGGGGTGAAACCGAGGGCTGGGAGAACGTAATCGTCGCGTCGTTGGGGAGCGGTAACCCGGCGGTGATAGGCAAAAGCATCGCGCAACTAGCTGCAGAACGGGGCGCAGACCCGGTGGATGTCATCATGGACATCATCCTAGCGGAAGAAAACCGGGCCACCATGGTTTGTTTCCAGAACTGCGAGGAGAACCTGGTGAAAGTGATGCAGAAGCCCTGGGTAATGGTGTGCACCGACGGCATCCTGGGCGCGGGCAAGCCGCACCCGCGCCTTTACGGGACTTTCCCGCGGGTGCTGGGGCGGTATGTGCGTGAGCAGGGAGCGCTCACGCTGGAGGAGGCCATCCGCAAGATGACGGCGCTCCCGGCGGCGAGCTTCGGGCTGACAGACCGCGGCGTGCTCAAAGAGGGGCTGGCTGCGGATGTGGTGGTCTTCGAGCCGGCTGTGGTGCTTGACCGGGCGACCTATGCGGAGCCCCAGGCCTGGCCGGAGGGCATAAGCCACGTCCTGGTGAACGGCGAACTGGTCCTGGCCGAGGGGATGCCCACTGGGGCTCTTCCCGGCCGGGTTTTGGCCGGAAAAAGATCCATGATCCAACAAGGAGGTGAACCGGACGCGTCATCTGGAAGCCGTTCATAA
- the allB gene encoding allantoinase AllB, which translates to MVDLIIKNARVVTEDGEFEGGVAVHEGRIVSLGSNETLPAAARAIDAEGAYLLPGGVDPHVHIRYPGGAHRETFETGSAAAAAGGITTIIEHPISSPPQYSVEILMDRVEAAKRQSLVDVAFLGAAGGEKLEHIPQIAAAGIVGYKTFLHAAPEGREKEFVGLTMKNNYELYSGFKEVSRTGLPIAAHSEDNDIIAGLIHQFRAEGKTSPLDHARSRPPLSEVMAVEKLIRIAKETGATLYLVHISTPEAVALALEARRHGQKIFIETCPHYLYLTQDALTKHGPYAKCNPPLRTRAEVDALWGYVLDGTIDTIGSDHGPFTTEEKDKGSVDIFVAPAGFPGLETRLPLILTAVKQGRLSMKRAIELLSTNPSKVFGLYPRKGTIAVGADADFVVVDLNTPFVIDHHQMLTKSRDACRVFDGLPVYGKVLKTLVRGQVVYSDGKVTAEPGYGQWVTREVR; encoded by the coding sequence ATGGTTGACCTGATCATCAAAAATGCCCGCGTCGTAACAGAAGACGGCGAATTCGAAGGAGGTGTCGCCGTCCACGAGGGCAGGATCGTTTCTTTGGGGAGCAACGAAACGCTCCCTGCCGCCGCAAGAGCCATTGATGCCGAAGGAGCATACCTGTTACCCGGGGGTGTTGATCCCCACGTGCATATCAGGTACCCTGGAGGGGCGCACCGCGAGACGTTTGAGACCGGGAGCGCAGCGGCAGCGGCAGGGGGCATCACCACGATTATTGAGCACCCGATATCCTCCCCGCCGCAGTATTCCGTTGAAATCCTCATGGATAGGGTTGAAGCGGCAAAAAGACAGTCACTTGTTGACGTGGCATTCCTGGGGGCAGCGGGCGGAGAGAAGCTTGAGCACATTCCTCAAATCGCTGCAGCCGGCATTGTGGGCTACAAGACATTCCTTCATGCGGCCCCAGAAGGCCGAGAAAAAGAATTCGTCGGTTTGACCATGAAGAACAACTACGAGCTATATTCCGGTTTCAAGGAGGTCAGCCGAACCGGTCTGCCGATAGCCGCCCATTCAGAGGATAACGACATAATTGCCGGACTTATACACCAGTTTCGAGCTGAAGGAAAGACAAGTCCTCTCGACCATGCCAGGTCACGTCCGCCACTCTCGGAAGTGATGGCTGTGGAGAAGTTGATCCGGATTGCGAAAGAGACGGGGGCAACTCTCTACCTTGTCCACATCTCCACCCCGGAAGCTGTTGCCCTGGCACTCGAAGCGCGTCGGCACGGGCAAAAGATATTCATAGAGACTTGCCCACACTACCTCTACTTGACACAAGACGCACTCACAAAGCATGGCCCTTATGCGAAGTGCAACCCCCCTCTTCGGACTCGGGCGGAGGTTGATGCCCTTTGGGGATACGTGCTTGACGGGACAATTGACACTATCGGCAGCGACCACGGACCTTTCACGACTGAGGAGAAGGACAAAGGTTCGGTGGACATTTTCGTTGCACCTGCCGGCTTTCCTGGACTTGAGACGCGCTTGCCCCTAATACTGACGGCGGTGAAGCAAGGGCGGCTCTCTATGAAACGGGCAATTGAACTTCTAAGCACCAACCCCAGCAAGGTTTTTGGCCTGTACCCGCGGAAAGGAACTATCGCGGTAGGGGCCGACGCAGACTTTGTAGTCGTTGATTTGAACACGCCCTTCGTAATTGATCACCACCAGATGCTCACTAAATCACGGGACGCTTGCCGCGTGTTTGATGGGCTGCCTGTTTATGGAAAAGTGCTGAAAACCCTTGTCAGGGGACAAGTGGTTTATTCGGACGGTAAAGTGACCGCAGAACCGGGTTACGGACAGTGGGTTACTCGTGAGGTCAGGTAG
- a CDS encoding sodium:solute symporter, with product MELAVSIVLFLVALFLIGVYVSRKIKSAEDWWIAGRGLGIVPLVGTYFATIISTASIVGYLGYYYQVGWAGWWNWTGTAITSLVAAAWFAEKIRSFGQVTLPDFLEARYGRVHSLIAGALILVAMVFFTCAQLAGASAVVTTATGLGRTPAIVIIGAVFIVFTVLGGMESVAWTDTFCSLVILVGVWILMAKVVSMAGGVVNIHRTLAQTKPGMLDPFGGGAVPLGVAISWTVTWGVGNFGAPQFITRFYAAKDAKNAALSQGYTGMALLAFYLPVMLIALASSILFPGIKVADTVTPTIIKNVLNPWLGGILMASILAAAISTADSVLLLGGTTFVRDLYQKLSSKPVSSAQLLRLSRIVTLIIGAAAILSTIYIESGVMWIQANMVGIMGSTLAVVVLAGFAWKRANSQGALAAMLVGLLTAAIWYALDKPFGWFPILPSIFTSLFTLVVVSLLTPAPSESVQERFFGIKNDQGDFNVSISSAE from the coding sequence ATGGAACTTGCGGTCAGTATAGTCCTATTTCTCGTAGCCCTGTTTCTGATTGGGGTCTATGTTTCCCGAAAGATAAAGAGCGCAGAGGACTGGTGGATAGCCGGACGTGGCCTGGGCATAGTACCGCTCGTCGGTACGTATTTTGCGACGATCATAAGTACTGCGTCCATCGTCGGCTACCTTGGCTACTACTATCAAGTTGGCTGGGCCGGCTGGTGGAACTGGACGGGAACGGCAATAACCAGCTTGGTTGCTGCGGCGTGGTTTGCGGAAAAGATAAGGTCCTTTGGCCAAGTCACTCTTCCCGACTTTCTTGAAGCACGTTATGGACGGGTGCACAGTCTCATTGCCGGTGCCTTGATTCTGGTAGCGATGGTCTTTTTCACTTGTGCGCAGCTTGCCGGCGCATCTGCCGTGGTGACAACGGCTACGGGACTGGGCAGGACACCGGCGATTGTCATCATCGGTGCGGTGTTCATCGTGTTTACGGTCCTCGGGGGGATGGAGTCTGTTGCTTGGACGGACACTTTCTGCAGCCTTGTAATACTGGTAGGTGTATGGATTCTAATGGCCAAGGTCGTATCTATGGCGGGCGGCGTTGTCAACATTCACCGAACCTTGGCCCAAACGAAACCCGGGATGCTGGACCCGTTTGGGGGTGGGGCGGTACCACTCGGTGTAGCCATTTCCTGGACGGTTACGTGGGGTGTGGGCAATTTCGGTGCTCCACAATTCATCACCCGCTTCTATGCGGCGAAAGACGCTAAGAATGCGGCGCTCAGCCAAGGGTATACTGGAATGGCCCTCCTGGCCTTCTATCTGCCTGTAATGCTGATTGCTCTGGCCAGCAGCATACTTTTCCCCGGCATCAAAGTCGCGGACACAGTAACGCCGACGATAATCAAGAACGTGCTTAATCCCTGGCTGGGTGGGATCCTGATGGCTTCGATCCTAGCCGCAGCAATTTCAACGGCCGACTCGGTGTTGCTCTTGGGAGGCACAACTTTTGTCCGCGACCTGTATCAGAAACTGTCCTCCAAACCTGTATCTTCAGCACAATTGCTGAGGCTGTCGAGAATAGTGACTTTGATCATTGGTGCAGCCGCAATTCTGTCCACAATTTACATTGAATCGGGCGTCATGTGGATACAGGCCAACATGGTAGGCATAATGGGTTCGACCCTGGCGGTGGTTGTCCTCGCCGGCTTCGCCTGGAAGCGGGCCAATTCCCAGGGTGCCTTGGCCGCAATGCTTGTCGGTTTGCTCACGGCTGCTATTTGGTATGCACTGGATAAGCCTTTCGGTTGGTTCCCGATCCTACCCTCAATCTTTACTTCACTTTTTACTCTAGTTGTGGTCAGCCTCCTTACTCCTGCTCCTTCCGAGAGCGTGCAAGAGCGTTTTTTCGGGATAAAGAATGATCAAGGAGACTTCAACGTGTCTATCAGCTCGGCCGAGTAG
- a CDS encoding M20 family metallo-hydrolase, with protein sequence MVNKDRLERDLKRLGAIGWREEHGLARMAYSEQYIEARDYVQRLMTEAGMLTRVDPVGNLFGFVAGSCPETKTILLGSHLDAVPGGGIYDGAVGVIGALEAVRGIREQGLVTRHSLEVAAFIAEEGGDLGGTFGSRAFVGEVPTDMPDEVLGQYRLSIADVQASRGNTDSYCCYLELHIEQGPVLWEKGIPIGIPTAIVGISRYKVRIVGEANHAGTTPMINRKDALRAAVRVLDRWYDHVDHAHGFVCNIGTLKIQPGSVAVVPGEVEFVLELRSTDDATTELGAREFKEMLHTTVAIPSQFELLVRKPAVRMSESLVNVIQTSCRELGVQYLLIPSGASHDASPLARHIPAGMVFVPSVKGVSHRKDEFTPIDDIATGVEVLMRAVLGADGRIP encoded by the coding sequence TTGGTCAACAAAGATAGACTGGAAAGGGATTTAAAAAGGCTGGGAGCCATAGGCTGGCGGGAGGAACACGGATTGGCGCGGATGGCTTACTCAGAGCAGTACATTGAAGCTCGAGACTACGTCCAAAGACTCATGACGGAAGCAGGCATGCTAACACGCGTCGATCCGGTTGGCAACCTGTTCGGCTTTGTTGCCGGAAGCTGTCCTGAAACCAAAACCATCCTTTTAGGTTCCCACCTGGACGCGGTACCCGGCGGCGGGATCTATGATGGAGCCGTTGGCGTGATCGGGGCCCTCGAAGCAGTCCGTGGGATCAGGGAGCAGGGTTTAGTGACTAGACATTCGTTGGAGGTGGCGGCGTTCATAGCGGAAGAAGGGGGTGACCTGGGCGGTACTTTCGGGAGCAGGGCTTTTGTCGGAGAAGTTCCTACGGATATGCCGGATGAGGTGCTGGGTCAGTACAGGCTTTCAATTGCAGACGTACAGGCTTCAAGAGGAAACACAGACTCGTATTGCTGCTACTTGGAGCTTCATATCGAGCAAGGCCCCGTACTTTGGGAAAAGGGAATACCTATCGGTATTCCCACGGCCATAGTCGGAATAAGCCGTTACAAAGTTCGAATTGTAGGGGAAGCGAATCATGCAGGGACCACACCAATGATCAACAGAAAGGACGCCTTGCGCGCAGCGGTGCGTGTGTTGGACAGATGGTATGATCATGTGGACCATGCCCACGGATTCGTGTGCAACATCGGAACACTGAAAATCCAGCCTGGGTCGGTTGCTGTTGTACCCGGTGAAGTTGAGTTTGTTCTGGAGTTGAGATCAACCGATGATGCAACAACTGAACTGGGCGCCAGGGAGTTTAAAGAGATGCTGCATACGACTGTTGCCATTCCAAGCCAGTTTGAACTGTTGGTCCGCAAACCTGCAGTCAGAATGAGCGAATCATTAGTGAATGTGATCCAGACCAGCTGTCGAGAGCTAGGGGTTCAGTACCTGTTAATACCGAGCGGTGCTTCGCATGATGCGAGCCCGTTGGCGCGCCATATCCCGGCAGGAATGGTGTTTGTGCCGAGCGTCAAGGGAGTAAGCCATCGCAAGGACGAGTTCACGCCTATTGATGACATTGCTACAGGAGTGGAAGTCCTGATGCGTGCTGTGCTTGGAGCGGACGGCCGAATCCCTTGA
- the folD gene encoding bifunctional methylenetetrahydrofolate dehydrogenase/methenyltetrahydrofolate cyclohydrolase FolD, protein MRAEILDGRKVAAQVKAALKEEVTQLKGRGLTPGLAVILVGDDPASQVYVGNKEKACRAVGIASFPHRLPAATGEEHLLQLIGRLNADPAVHGILVQLPLPRQLDANRVIQAIDPAKDVDGFHPVNAGRLAAGLPAFVPCTPQGVMHLLTAYNIPVAGRHAVVVGRSNIVGKPLVQLLLAADATVTVCHSKTRDLAAFTRTADILVAAVGRPRLITCDMVKPGAVVVDVGINRLPEGLVGDVDFEAVREVARYITPVPGGVDPLTIAMLLKNTVAVARGLLQHLD, encoded by the coding sequence ATGAGGGCGGAGATTCTCGACGGCAGGAAGGTGGCGGCGCAGGTTAAGGCTGCGCTCAAAGAAGAGGTGACACAGCTGAAAGGCCGGGGCCTGACCCCCGGCCTGGCGGTGATCCTGGTGGGGGACGACCCGGCCTCCCAGGTGTACGTAGGGAACAAAGAGAAGGCCTGCCGGGCGGTGGGCATTGCCTCCTTTCCCCACCGGTTGCCGGCGGCTACCGGCGAGGAACACCTGCTGCAGCTCATCGGGCGCCTCAACGCCGACCCGGCCGTGCACGGGATCCTGGTCCAGCTGCCCCTGCCGCGCCAACTGGACGCGAACCGGGTAATCCAGGCCATCGACCCGGCCAAGGACGTGGACGGCTTCCACCCCGTGAACGCCGGCCGGCTGGCGGCGGGTTTGCCGGCCTTTGTACCCTGCACGCCCCAGGGGGTTATGCACCTGCTCACAGCCTATAACATCCCGGTTGCGGGGCGGCACGCCGTGGTGGTGGGGCGGAGCAACATCGTGGGCAAACCCCTGGTGCAGCTTCTCCTGGCCGCGGATGCCACCGTCACCGTCTGCCACAGCAAGACCAGGGACCTGGCCGCCTTCACCCGCACAGCCGATATCCTGGTGGCGGCGGTGGGTAGGCCGCGCCTCATCACCTGCGACATGGTAAAACCCGGGGCGGTGGTGGTGGACGTAGGCATCAACCGGCTGCCGGAAGGGCTGGTGGGCGACGTGGATTTCGAGGCGGTGCGCGAGGTGGCGCGTTACATTACGCCCGTTCCGGGCGGCGTAGACCCCCTGACCATCGCCATGCTGCTCAAAAACACGGTGGCAGTCGCAAGGGGATTACTACAGCACTTAGATTGA
- the panB gene encoding 3-methyl-2-oxobutanoate hydroxymethyltransferase — protein sequence MEKRKVAIPQLKEMKKTGCKLKMVTAYDYSMASLVDKSEIEMILVGDSLGMVVLGYEGTVPVTMEDMIHHIRSVVKGAAHTLVVGDMPFMSYNISREEAIRNAGRLMKEGGADCVKLEGGQEMATIVRAIVDAGIPVMAHIGLTPQTASALGGFKVQGKDAARAAKLLADAQALEEAGAFAIVLECIPAQLARLITEKLSIPTIGIGAGPWCDGQVLVTHDMLGLFDRFVPKFVKQYANVGKVILEAFQAYAQEVNASTFPDMEHSFTMKEEELAKLE from the coding sequence ATGGAAAAGCGTAAAGTTGCCATCCCGCAGCTCAAGGAGATGAAGAAGACTGGTTGTAAACTAAAGATGGTTACGGCGTACGATTATTCGATGGCATCACTTGTAGACAAAAGCGAAATCGAAATGATCCTCGTGGGTGATTCACTAGGGATGGTAGTTCTGGGCTACGAAGGCACCGTACCTGTCACCATGGAGGACATGATTCACCACATCCGCTCGGTGGTGAAAGGTGCAGCGCATACCTTAGTGGTCGGAGACATGCCGTTTATGTCGTATAATATCAGCCGCGAAGAAGCCATACGCAACGCCGGTCGCCTTATGAAAGAGGGTGGAGCAGACTGCGTAAAGCTGGAAGGCGGCCAGGAAATGGCGACTATAGTCCGTGCTATCGTGGACGCCGGAATCCCGGTGATGGCGCACATCGGGCTTACTCCCCAGACGGCCTCGGCCCTGGGCGGCTTTAAGGTACAGGGTAAGGATGCTGCCAGGGCCGCGAAACTCCTAGCAGATGCTCAGGCCTTAGAGGAGGCCGGAGCCTTTGCTATTGTACTCGAGTGTATCCCAGCCCAGCTTGCCCGACTTATTACGGAGAAGCTTTCCATCCCAACCATCGGTATCGGCGCAGGTCCTTGGTGTGACGGCCAGGTGCTCGTTACGCACGATATGCTAGGTCTCTTTGACCGTTTTGTACCTAAGTTCGTTAAACAATACGCCAACGTGGGAAAGGTTATACTGGAAGCCTTCCAGGCATATGCTCAAGAGGTGAACGCCAGCACCTTCCCAGATATGGAACACTCCTTCACAATGAAAGAAGAGGAACTAGCAAAGCTAGAGTAA
- a CDS encoding ketopantoate reductase family protein: MQISVVGAGAMGCIYGGTLSEAGHDVTLIDVWAEHVKALNEQGLKLTGVSGDRTIPVHAVTSPVGLPVQDLVIIFVKSAFTEAAIREVANLIGPETTVLTLQNGLGNAEKIGAIVGVEKVVAGVTSHGGTMLGPGQVRHAGRGETVLGELVGGLTPRLENLAAAFTAAGLETRAVESVDSLIWSKLLVNVGINAVTALLRVTNGELPKHEATRELVRLAVEEGARVAAAKGIKLIYPDPVANCLKVAELTGPNLSSMLQDVQAKRRTEVDVINGAVVDEGKKLGVAAPVNQTLRHLIKAIEECY, from the coding sequence ATGCAGATTTCAGTAGTTGGCGCAGGGGCGATGGGGTGTATTTACGGTGGCACCTTATCTGAGGCCGGCCATGATGTAACCCTGATTGATGTTTGGGCCGAGCACGTTAAGGCCCTCAACGAGCAAGGCCTTAAGCTTACTGGCGTGAGTGGTGACCGGACCATTCCCGTGCATGCTGTTACCAGTCCTGTGGGCCTGCCGGTGCAGGACCTAGTGATCATCTTTGTCAAGTCGGCCTTCACGGAAGCGGCAATACGTGAGGTAGCCAATCTGATCGGCCCGGAGACCACGGTTCTTACTCTGCAGAATGGCTTGGGCAATGCCGAGAAAATTGGTGCCATCGTCGGGGTGGAGAAAGTAGTAGCTGGGGTTACCTCCCACGGTGGAACCATGCTTGGCCCTGGTCAGGTGCGCCATGCCGGCCGCGGTGAAACGGTGTTAGGGGAGCTCGTAGGTGGGCTCACCCCCCGGCTTGAGAACCTGGCTGCTGCCTTCACCGCTGCTGGTCTAGAGACACGAGCTGTGGAGAGTGTCGACAGCCTGATCTGGAGCAAACTCCTCGTGAACGTGGGGATTAATGCCGTGACGGCCCTCCTGCGGGTTACCAACGGCGAACTGCCGAAACACGAAGCGACGCGGGAGCTGGTGCGTTTGGCAGTGGAGGAAGGGGCACGTGTTGCGGCAGCAAAGGGGATTAAACTGATCTACCCAGACCCTGTGGCAAACTGCCTGAAAGTGGCAGAGCTCACAGGGCCAAATCTCTCTTCCATGCTCCAGGATGTGCAAGCTAAACGGCGTACCGAAGTGGACGTGATTAACGGGGCTGTCGTTGATGAAGGGAAGAAATTGGGTGTTGCTGCTCCTGTTAATCAAACCCTAAGACATCTCATCAAAGCTATCGAAGAGTGCTACTAA